Part of the Pandoraea apista genome, AAATTGGCGTTCCTCTCGATAAGCAATTGCGAGCCTCATCGGTTCGCGATTCAAAGCTCTTGAAAGGCAGTCGTTACGAGCTGGTCAACCGGAATAACGAGATCGTTCTGGAGTACCAAAAGAAGGAAGCTCGCCTGACAATCCCGACTCAAATTAGCGGGTATCCGGGCACAAGCACGACGTTCGCGGTCAACTCGTACACAGCCCTTGGGTTCTCATCTTTTGCCTGGACTGGTACTGCTGCGTCGTTTGTTCAATCATATTCCGGCGGAACCGCTACGCTCGCGCTTCCTTCCTACAACCAGAGTGGAACCAATACGTACACTCTCCAAGCGGTTGCCACTGAGACGGATGGCGCTGTCGCACGATCCAACGTCATGACGGTGACTGTAAATCCGCTGTCGGTAAGTCTCGATCGGAGCAAACCTACCGCCTCCGCTGATGGGCGCGACTCTGTGACGTTTACCGCCACTGTGATCGGGACCAACTCTGAACCTCTTGCCGACCAGGCAGTTGATTGGAAAATTCCGGCCAGCGCTACCGTTGTTTCCTTAATGGCGCGCACAAACAAGGCCGGGAAGGCTGACGCGATTGTCACGGCGAAGTCTGCCGCCGTGATTCACGTCACTGCGACCTCAACGTTGTCCGGCGAGACGGCATCCAATTCCGCAGCGTTCATAGGCGATCCTACGACGGCTGGCGTTGCTACGCTTGTGGCTCAACCTACCGCGATCGCCGCTAACGGCACGAGCAAATCGATATTGACGGCGACATTGAAGGACGCCAAGGGCATCACGCTTGGATATGGCGTTCCGGTCAAGTGGGCGACGACCCTTGGCACATTGTCCGCCGACACGAGTGTCACCGATTCCAACGGCCAGGCCGTCGTTACACTGACCTCGGCTACGACGGCGGGCACGGCCACGGTGACGGCTTCCGCTATCGCTGGCAATAAAACGGCTGACGTTGCATTTACGCCGGATGTGGCAACAGCAAATGTTGCCTCGCTCACGGCTGCGCCGGCAGCGATCCCCGCCAATGGCGCCAGTAAATCGACGCTGACGGCGACTATCAAGGACGCGAACGGAAACACGGTGGGCGCCGGTATTCCTGTCAAGTGGCAAACAACCGCCGGCACGCTTTCGGCTGCGAACTCGCAGACCGATACGTCAGGCGTTGCAATCGTAACGCTTACCTCCGCGACCGCCGCAGGGATTGCGAACGTGACCGCCACGACCACGGCGGGCAACAAGACCGCACCTGTTGCGTTTGTGCCGGACACTGCCACGGCTGGCGTGGTGTCGCTCGTGGCGAATCCGACCAGCATTGCGGCCAACGGCAGCAGCACGTCCGCACTGACGGCCACGGTCAAAGACGCGAGCGGCAACACCGTAGGTGCTGGGGTCACGGTGAACTGGTCGACCTCGGCCGGTAGCCTGACGGGCACGTCGAGCGTGACCGACGCCAGCGGCATCGCCACGATGACCCTTAAGTCAGCAACGACGGTCGGCGTCGCTACGGTATCGGCAACGGCCGTCGCAGGCAGCAAGACGGCCAACGTGACCTTTGTGCCGGACACGGCTACGGCTGGTGTGGTGTCGCTCGTGGCGAATCCGACTAGCATCGCAGCCAACGGCAGCAGCACATCCACGCTGACGGCCACCGTCAAGGATGCTTACGGCAATGCGGTGGGTGCTGGCGTCACCGTGAACTGGTCGACCTCGGCCGGTAGCCTGACGGGCACATCGAGCGTGACCGACGCCAGCGGTATCGCCATGATGACGCTCAAGTCGGCAACGACGGCGGGCACAGCCACGGTAACGGCAGCGGCAGTCGCCGGCAGCAAGACGGCCAACGTGACCTTTGTGCCGGACATGACTACTGCGGCCGTGGTGTCGCTCGCGGCGAATCCGACCAGTATTGCGGCCAACGGCAGCAGCACTTCCGCTCTGACGGCCACGGTCAAGGATGGCAACGGTAACGCAATGGGTGCCGGCGTCACCGTGAATTGGACGACCACGGCGGGTAGCCTGGCGGGCACGTCGAGCGTGACCGACGCCAGCGGCATCGCCACGATGACGCTCAAGTCGGCAACGACGGTCGGCGTCGCCACGGTAACAGCAGCGGCCGTCGCCGGCAGCAAGACGGCCAACGTGACCTTTGTGCCGGACACAGCCACGGCGGGCGTCGTTTCGCTCATGGCGAATCCGATCAGCATCACGGCCAACGGCAGCAGCACGTCCGCACTGACGGCTTCGGTGAAGGATGCGAGCGGCAACACCGTGGGTGCTGGTGTCACCGTGAACTGGTCGACCACGGCCGGTAGCCTGACAGGTACGTCGAGCGTGACCGACGCCAGCGGCATTGCCACGATGACGCTCAAGTCGGCTACGACGGCGGGCACGGCCACGGTAACGGCTGCGGCCGTCGCCGGTAGCAAGACGGCCAGCGTGGCGTTTGTGCCGGATACGGCCACGGCGGGCGTGGTGTCGCTGGTGGCGAATCCGACGAGCATTGCGGCCAACGGCAGCAGCACGTCGACGCTGACCGCCACTGTCAAGGACGCCAACGGTAACGCCTTGGGGGCCGGTATCGCTGTGAACTGGTCGACCACGGCGGGGAGCCTGACGGGAACGTCGAGCGTGACGAACGCTAGCGGCGTTGCGACGATGACGCTCACATCGCCCACGACGGTCGGTGTCGCCACGGTAACGGCTGCGGCGGTCGCCGGTAGCAAGACGGCCAGCGTGACGTTTGTTGGCGATCCGGCAACGGCCCGCGTGGTCAGCCTGACGCCGCCGACTGCCACTGCATATGTTGGCGGGATTGCGACCACGTACACGGCCACGGTGAAGGACGCCAACGGCTTCACGGTTGGGGCCGGTGTCTCGGTCACATGGTCTGTGAGTGCCGGAACGCCGAGCGCCACCAGCACCGTGACTAATTCATCCGGTCAGGCGTCGATCAACGTTGTATCACCGAACGTGGTCGGTAGCGGGACGATCACGGCCAGTGCCGTCGCTGGTTCAGCGAATGCGACGATCAACTACGTTGCCAACATGAACACCCTGCGCGTTGTTTCTTTGTCGCCCAACATGAACAATGTCCCGGCAAATGGAAGCTCAACGGTGATGTTGCTTTCGTCTGTGCGCGACGCATGGGGCAACAATCCGGGCGCGGGAGTCACGGTCAACTGGTCGGACTCGTTGGGGCGCTTGTCGGCGGGAGCTACGGCCACTGACGGGAACGGAACGGCGGTGAACTACCTGACGGCCCCCGGAGCGGCGGGCACCTCGTCCGTGAACGCGAGGATCGCGGCTACTGGTGACGGCGGTGTAGGCACAGCCGTTACGTGGGTGAGTACCTTTAGCGCTGCGAACGTCAGTGTGTCAACGTCGCCGGATATGCAGCCGAACGCGAACGGCATCCTGTACGTGAGCGGCTTCATCACTACGGCAACGCAGTCCTCTAGCGGGACGGTGTACATCACCGGCATCACCTACAACAACAGCTATGGCTCACAAAGTGCGTACATGGAAATCAACGGCGGCACCTATTGGGCCAACGCATCCGGCCTCTCGATTCCTTGGGGGTCGGGTGGGTCACTGGTGATACAACAGCACGAGGGCACGGGCATGGTTCCGGCCGTCTTCCAGTCGGTCACGTTGTCGCTTAGCACGGGACAAACGGTCACGCTTAATAGCGGGTCGGCACAGTGATCTAGGCCCAGCAGATTCCCCTTTGAGGCGGGTGGAGAAATCCACTCGCTTTTTTTTATTTATTTGTTGTATTCAACAGATAAATAAAATACACTTGATTCCAAGGTCGCGAACAGAGGTCGTGACGACAATCGAAGTCAAATTTACCGAGAGGAACAACACCATGATTTTCCCTGTTATCGTTTTGGCACTTGGCTTGAACGGCGTCGTCCAAGGCAACATCAACGACCACGGGACGCACGAGAAAGAAATTGAGGCCACTCAGATCCGCGAGCTTCGCGACGCTCGCGCTGCGAATCAGTGGTGCCGTGACAATGACCGCAGCCGCCAGAGTAACGGCAACTACATCAATTGCGAGCCTTACGAGGAACTTTACCTGACGCGTTTGAATGATCGTCGCGAAACGTTGATCGCCCAAATCGCGGAAAAGCGGGGTGCGGCTGTGGCATTGAAGGCTGCGACGCCGAGTGCCGACGAGGCGGCGGTGGCCGATATCGGTTTCTTCGGAAAATTGGGCAACTATATGGGTACACCGGTGACTACCGCGATGGTTGCATACCAAAATCAGAACGAGTGCCTAGAAGATGTGCGCGATGGTGACGGCGACGATTGCTCGGTTCTTGCGGCACGGCTAAAAGTCGCGGTGCGGGGGGCTCAGGAATATCGCGAAAAGCTGATTGCGGAAGGCCCGGGCTTCCTGCGTGACCCAAGCCACCGACTCATCATCACAATGGAAAGTGATGAACTAAAAGCCGCCGCTGCGGCGATCACGGCGAAGGTGAACGCCGAGCAGTCGTTGGCCGATTGCGGGGCCGGGCTGGCGATCGGCCGTCGCTCGGACTGCACCACGCAAAGCGTCATCTATCACTCGGCAGTCGATAGCCTCGACCGTGCGTCAACGGCAAAGCCGGCCACCTCGGAATGATGGGTCGGAAAGACGGGGAGCAATCCCCGTCTCTTCCTCTTCGAGCCTTACAATGGCGTCATTTAGACGCGAGGGCTTTTCCAGCATGACTGAACCAAAGCGAGGGCGTGGGCGACCGATTGGAACGACGAAACCGGATGCGAAGTCATCCAGCGAGCGTGTAAAGGAATGGGAAAAAAACTTGGTCGACTCGGGCGGGAGAATCATTCGCCAGATTCGGCTCACGCCAGAGGCAAACGCCGCTCTAAAGACGTTTGAGGACGAGTACAAAACGCCGCAAGAGGCAATCTATGCCGCTATCCTCGAAAAGGGTCAGCGGCACCGCCGATAGGCATTTACGTCGACGTTGCACACTACTGATCGTCACCCGCGCGCCTCCAACTCGTGCCGTCGATCCACCAGCCGCGCACCTCAAGCGCGGCAACAAACTCCCCGCGAAGTCCGACAAGCCTGCTCGAGTCGACCGCTTTCCATCCATATGCTCGCGCTTGTTCCACTCCAATAAGCTCGCATACGGCCCTCTTGGCCAACTCCCGCGCAACCTGCTTTGACTGCCCAATACGTTCTGCCGTATCTGTCAGGCTTGTGCCGTGCAGCAGCGAAAGGAACACTGGGATCGCACATCGAGCATGGACCACTTCAACATCGAGCGTGCCAATTTCGGCGGCTGCAAGTTGACGCGCCACGTCGTCCAGTACCGGGGCCGGCACGGCCAAAGCAGGTTTTATCTGACGGCGCTGGCCTGCACGCAACATGGTGATTGCTGGCGCAAGTATGCCAGCGTGCGCGCGTATGACAGGGGCTGTAGGAAGGCCCGTGTATGGCTTGAGCGCAGCGGGCCGCTCATGGGGCTCTATACGCGCCCAGACCGCGCGTAACACCTCCCATGTCACCTGACGAACCTTTCCAACTGGAACGCCAAGCCGACTTGCGGCTGCGGTGTAGTCCTCGCCGGAAAGGATCGACTCAAACAGGTCAATTTCCCTCTGGTGGCGTGAATTCGATTTCATTCGGGGTTGGTCGACAAGTGAATTGCGGCGTCAGTCTACGCGATTTCTGACCGCAAACGGCGTCCTTGACGCTTGCCACAGGCGCCCATACACTGCCGCCACTTTGGTGCCCGCTGCCGCCCCTGTGCCGGCAGTAGTTAAACGGGAATCAGGCGGCTCCCCCTCTCCGGGCGGTGGCTAACCTGAGCTGCCCCCGCAACGGTAAGCGTCTACTCGATACGTTGCCCCTCACACCACTGCGCGCAAGCGTGGGAAGGTGGGGCCGCGTGAGCGCCAGCCCGGATACCGGCCAGAGAGGGGAGTTGCGCCGAATTTTTCGCCAAAGACGAGTTTGACGCGCACTCGCATAGCGCCACGGCCTGCGGGGAGCGGGCCGGGTGAAATCGCACCGGAACTCTAACAATGCAAACGAAACTCGCGGCCGGCGCTGCCGCGCTCGCGCTCATTTCCTCGCCGCACGTTGCAACAGCCCAAACCGCCGACGACACAGGCAGCGCGGTACTGCCCAAAACCGTTGTCACCGCCGACAGGGCACCCCAACGCCTTCAGGACGCTATCCCACAGACCACGCTTATCGACAGCCAGGCGATCACGGATTCCGCCGCCAACGACCTGCCCGGCCTGCTGCGCTTGGCACCGGGCGCTCAGGTCGTCAGCAACGGTGGGCCGGGGTCTACTTCAAGCCTATTCCTTCGCGGCTCGCAAGCCAGCCAGTCGCTCGTCCTTATTGACGGCGTGCGAGTCGATTCGGTAAGCGCCGGCTCAGCGCAGATTTCGCAAATCCCACTCGATCAAATCGATCATATCGAAATCGTGAACGGCAACGTGTCTGCGCTGTACGGGTCAGGGGCGATTGGGGGCGTCGTTCAAATATTCACGAAGGACGGCGGCAATCATCCGCCTAAATTCTTCGCCTCGGCAGGGTACGGCAGCTATCACACACAGACGCAGAATGCCGGCGTAAGTGGTGCGCTCGATGCCGACGGTCGGACGACTTTTAGCGCGTCCCTGGCGCGGTACAAGACCGATGGTTTTTCATCCATCGACCCGGCCAAGCAACCAAGCGTAAACCCGAACGCCAACGGCTACCTCAACGAGAGTGGTAGCGCATCTATCAAACACCGATTCGTGAACGGTTGGGACGTGGGTGTCCGCTACTTTCAATCCAACGGCTACAACAGCTACGACAATGCTTACGGCCAACCTACCGACTTGAACTACGGTATTAGCAAGGTGCAGCAGGCATCCGTTTTCGCCAACGGAAACGTAACCGACTGGTGGAAAACGCACGTTACGATCGCAGCCGGCAACGACCGTAGTATCCAGAAAACGAACGGCCTCTATAACGGCCGGTTTGACACGGACAATAGGCAATACACATGGCAGAATGATTTCGCCATCGCCAGCGGCCAGAAGATCCTCGCGGGCTATGAACACCTCGACCAGAGCTTTGATTCTAGTGCCTATGCCGCCCCCTCCCGTCGCGTCGACTCAGGCTTTATCGGCTACAACGGGCGCTTTGGTGCTCATCAGTTTCAAGCTAACCTGCGGCGCGACCAGTACTCCGATTTCGGCGGTGCAAGCAGCTATTACCTCGGGTACGGCTACGACATAACTGATAGCTGGAAGGTTCTTGCGAGCTATTCGGACGCCTTCCGCGCGCCGACCTTCAACGACCTGTACTACCCCTACGGCGGCAACACCAACATTCGCCCAGAGACAAGTCACTCCGTCGAAGCTGGAGTGCAGTACGCCACCGACGCGCTTGGCGTGATGCGTTTGACAGTGTTCCAAACTCGCTACTCGAATCTCATTCAGTATGCGTCAGACCTTGCGGGCAACTACACGGCACAGAATGTGGGCACGGCCAAGGTGCAGGGCCTGGAAGGCTCTTGGAGTGGGCAGGTTTACAAGACCGACGTGCGCGCTTCTTTCACTTTCCAAAATCCTGTGAACGAGGACACGCATACCGATCTGAGCCGCCGCGCACGGCACTTCGCGTCGTTCGCTGTCAACCGGAACATTGAGAGTGTGCGCGTGGGCGCTGAATGGATTCTGAGCGGTGCGCGGCTCGATGGCACCAAGCACCTCGGCGGATACGGCCTAGTGAACCTGTCGGCCCGCTACAACATCACAAAGGCGTGGTACGTCGCCCTGCAAGTGCAGAATCTGCTGAACAAGGATTACGAGCTTGCCTACTCGTATGAAACGCCCAAACGCAGCGCTTTCATCACTCTCGGCTGGCAGCAATTCTGACGTCCCGAGTGCATATCGCCAGCCCCAGCGGCTGGCGATCCTCCTGACGTAAATCAACAACGACGTTACTTCCCATTTTCCGAAACGCCGAACTCAGCGGCTTCGCCATCTCGCGTGCAGGAAGCCCAAATTCGCTTAACCTGGCTGATACTGCATCCCGCCATACGCGCTGTTTCAGCGATGGTGTGTCCAGCTTTCCTAAACGCGATAACGCGCTCGTTCACGGCAGTATTGGGCTTGCGCCCACGATACTTTCCAGCAGCTCGGGCAAGAGTTATGCCCTGCGCCTGGCGCTGCCGCCGGGTCTCATACTCGTCACGGGCCATCTGCAAAGCGAGCCGCATGAGCATTTGCTGCACCGACTCAAGGACAACCCGAGCAACGCCCTCCGATTTCTCGGACAACTCCGACAAATCGATCACACCAGGCACGGCCAACGTCGCTCCTTTGTCGCGTATCGATCCAATCAGGCGCTCGGCGTCGGGCAATGGAAGGCGACTAATGCGATCAATTTTTTCCGCGATGACCACATCCCCCGGTTGCAGGTCAGCAATCATTCGCAGTAGCTCTGGTCTATCCACGCGGGCACCGGACGCTTTCTCACGGTACACACCTGCTACGTAGTACCCTGCCCTCCTCGCCTCGTCTACAAGCCCCTCTTGCCTCTCTATGTCCTGTTGCGCAGTGCTTACGCGCAAATAGATTCGGGCGACCTTGATAGCCGCCCGATCACGCTTGCGAGAAGCGGCGGTTTTGCTCGTCTGACGCGCGACCACCTCGCTTTATCCTTCCGGGGAGATCAAAAAGCGATCCCGCTTTTTACCAACTATCCAAGCGGGCGCTCGCCCGCGACCACTCCATGTGGCACCCGAAGCAGGGTCCCGGTACTTAGCCGCAAGCGGGCCGCTGCGCTTGCGGCGCGCCCCAAATAGATCCCGCTCGGTCAATTGGTACTCAACGATAAGGCGTCGAACATCGGCCACAACACTGCCTTTTTCCGCCGCCAGTGCTTTAGCCGCCTCGGCTTCTAATGCCTCAACGCGCTTGAGGGTCTCTGCTTCAATTGCCTCGATCTGTGCGCGAATCTCTGCATATTTCTTCGTCATGTTATCTCTGTGTCAGCTTTGGTTATTTTTGATTCCGCTTGCCGGTTTATCTGCCTTGGTGGAAGCAATATCGCCGATGCGATTCCGGAAAGTCTCTCGGTCATTTTGGGTATACCTAATTTAACCATACGAATTTTAGTAGCCCAAATATACAAGAGGCAACTCAAAAAAGCCATCTATTTTTGGACCACCTAAAAGAGCCTATTTTTCACTTGCGTCATTAGCTCAGGTTAGCTAATATGAGTCATCAAACCAAGGTTAGCTAAGGAGGTGCCATGCAAACCGTCAACATCCACGACGCCAAATCGCAATTGTCGAAGCTCATCGAGCGCGCCAAGAGTGGCGAGGACGTTGTTATCGCCAAGGCGGGGGAGCCGGTCGCCCGTCTCGTCGCCTTCGTCCCGGCCAAGCCGGAACGCCGCTTCGGTGGCCTCAAGGGTAAGATCCGTATCGCTTCGGATTTCGACGACGCCTTGCCGGCCGATGTGCTTGCCGCGTTTGAGGGACAGTGATGCGCTTGCTTCTCGACACGCACGTTTTTCTGTGGGCTGTCACAGACGACCCGAAACTGAGCCTTGCTTCGCGTGAGGTTATTCAGTTGGCTGATGAGGTCTACGTAAGCGCCGCGAGCATTTGGGAGATTTCTATTAAGGCCGGTCTCGGCAAGATCGACGTCGATCCGACCGCCCTTACGGCGGAGATACGCGCGGCTGGCTTTTTGGAGTTGCCGATCACTACGGCGCATGCCGCCAAGGTATGCACACTGCCCGACATTCATCGTGACCCGTTCGACCGGCTGCTGGTCGCGCAAGCGATGTGTGAGCCGCTACAGCTATTCACAGCAGATGCCAATGTCTTGAAGTACACAGACTTGGCCTGGCGCGTGTAATTCGATGAACATAGGAGCAACAAATGGAATTTCTTGTGAATCCGCTCGTGTGGGGTATCTC contains:
- a CDS encoding TonB-dependent receptor plug domain-containing protein, coding for MQTKLAAGAAALALISSPHVATAQTADDTGSAVLPKTVVTADRAPQRLQDAIPQTTLIDSQAITDSAANDLPGLLRLAPGAQVVSNGGPGSTSSLFLRGSQASQSLVLIDGVRVDSVSAGSAQISQIPLDQIDHIEIVNGNVSALYGSGAIGGVVQIFTKDGGNHPPKFFASAGYGSYHTQTQNAGVSGALDADGRTTFSASLARYKTDGFSSIDPAKQPSVNPNANGYLNESGSASIKHRFVNGWDVGVRYFQSNGYNSYDNAYGQPTDLNYGISKVQQASVFANGNVTDWWKTHVTIAAGNDRSIQKTNGLYNGRFDTDNRQYTWQNDFAIASGQKILAGYEHLDQSFDSSAYAAPSRRVDSGFIGYNGRFGAHQFQANLRRDQYSDFGGASSYYLGYGYDITDSWKVLASYSDAFRAPTFNDLYYPYGGNTNIRPETSHSVEAGVQYATDALGVMRLTVFQTRYSNLIQYASDLAGNYTAQNVGTAKVQGLEGSWSGQVYKTDVRASFTFQNPVNEDTHTDLSRRARHFASFAVNRNIESVRVGAEWILSGARLDGTKHLGGYGLVNLSARYNITKAWYVALQVQNLLNKDYELAYSYETPKRSAFITLGWQQF
- a CDS encoding recombinase family protein, which codes for MVARQTSKTAASRKRDRAAIKVARIYLRVSTAQQDIERQEGLVDEARRAGYYVAGVYREKASGARVDRPELLRMIADLQPGDVVIAEKIDRISRLPLPDAERLIGSIRDKGATLAVPGVIDLSELSEKSEGVARVVLESVQQMLMRLALQMARDEYETRRQRQAQGITLARAAGKYRGRKPNTAVNERVIAFRKAGHTIAETARMAGCSISQVKRIWASCTRDGEAAEFGVSENGK
- a CDS encoding type II toxin-antitoxin system Phd/YefM family antitoxin, translated to MQTVNIHDAKSQLSKLIERAKSGEDVVIAKAGEPVARLVAFVPAKPERRFGGLKGKIRIASDFDDALPADVLAAFEGQ
- a CDS encoding Ig-like domain-containing protein — its product is MKIRISRDLSRRIRAGFCAGLVLLSSLQPCFAAANLDDVVKANAAWVPKDHINQAELQDKEKDAADKERIQGEWSALDVSLARDPLGAAKQRATGAATEAAQRMLNQFGSAKLSLGAGDGFKNGSLDVLLPLRDTDSNLTFTQLGFRRSNALSDSYRSTLNIGVGHRHFFNGGKWMIGGNAFFDHDISRDHLRGGLGLEAWTDYLRLSANAYLRMSGWQDSPDIRGYMERPANGWDVRAEGYLPAFPHLGARLYYEQYYGQKVGLFGTGSLQRNPHAITVGLTYQPIPLFSLDLDYRAGQGGVSQTTVRANLTYKIGVPLDKQLRASSVRDSKLLKGSRYELVNRNNEIVLEYQKKEARLTIPTQISGYPGTSTTFAVNSYTALGFSSFAWTGTAASFVQSYSGGTATLALPSYNQSGTNTYTLQAVATETDGAVARSNVMTVTVNPLSVSLDRSKPTASADGRDSVTFTATVIGTNSEPLADQAVDWKIPASATVVSLMARTNKAGKADAIVTAKSAAVIHVTATSTLSGETASNSAAFIGDPTTAGVATLVAQPTAIAANGTSKSILTATLKDAKGITLGYGVPVKWATTLGTLSADTSVTDSNGQAVVTLTSATTAGTATVTASAIAGNKTADVAFTPDVATANVASLTAAPAAIPANGASKSTLTATIKDANGNTVGAGIPVKWQTTAGTLSAANSQTDTSGVAIVTLTSATAAGIANVTATTTAGNKTAPVAFVPDTATAGVVSLVANPTSIAANGSSTSALTATVKDASGNTVGAGVTVNWSTSAGSLTGTSSVTDASGIATMTLKSATTVGVATVSATAVAGSKTANVTFVPDTATAGVVSLVANPTSIAANGSSTSTLTATVKDAYGNAVGAGVTVNWSTSAGSLTGTSSVTDASGIAMMTLKSATTAGTATVTAAAVAGSKTANVTFVPDMTTAAVVSLAANPTSIAANGSSTSALTATVKDGNGNAMGAGVTVNWTTTAGSLAGTSSVTDASGIATMTLKSATTVGVATVTAAAVAGSKTANVTFVPDTATAGVVSLMANPISITANGSSTSALTASVKDASGNTVGAGVTVNWSTTAGSLTGTSSVTDASGIATMTLKSATTAGTATVTAAAVAGSKTASVAFVPDTATAGVVSLVANPTSIAANGSSTSTLTATVKDANGNALGAGIAVNWSTTAGSLTGTSSVTNASGVATMTLTSPTTVGVATVTAAAVAGSKTASVTFVGDPATARVVSLTPPTATAYVGGIATTYTATVKDANGFTVGAGVSVTWSVSAGTPSATSTVTNSSGQASINVVSPNVVGSGTITASAVAGSANATINYVANMNTLRVVSLSPNMNNVPANGSSTVMLLSSVRDAWGNNPGAGVTVNWSDSLGRLSAGATATDGNGTAVNYLTAPGAAGTSSVNARIAATGDGGVGTAVTWVSTFSAANVSVSTSPDMQPNANGILYVSGFITTATQSSSGTVYITGITYNNSYGSQSAYMEINGGTYWANASGLSIPWGSGGSLVIQQHEGTGMVPAVFQSVTLSLSTGQTVTLNSGSAQ
- a CDS encoding H-NS family nucleoid-associated regulatory protein, with protein sequence MTKKYAEIRAQIEAIEAETLKRVEALEAEAAKALAAEKGSVVADVRRLIVEYQLTERDLFGARRKRSGPLAAKYRDPASGATWSGRGRAPAWIVGKKRDRFLISPEG
- a CDS encoding type II toxin-antitoxin system VapC family toxin, which codes for MRLLLDTHVFLWAVTDDPKLSLASREVIQLADEVYVSAASIWEISIKAGLGKIDVDPTALTAEIRAAGFLELPITTAHAAKVCTLPDIHRDPFDRLLVAQAMCEPLQLFTADANVLKYTDLAWRV